In the genome of Ovis canadensis isolate MfBH-ARS-UI-01 breed Bighorn chromosome 21, ARS-UI_OviCan_v2, whole genome shotgun sequence, the window caagcagattttttaccatatgagccaccagggaagccctggggctgGGAGTGTGTGTCTTCATTCCACAGAGACTCCAAGTGTCCCAAGTACTGCATCGAGCTGAGCGCCCAGCCTGTGGGGCTTGTCCGTGTACACAAGGTCCTGGTGGTGGGCAGCAACCAAGACAGCCTGCACGGCTTCACCTACAAGGTGTGATCTCACGGCAAGCACCTCCAAAGCCTTCCACCCTTGTCTCCTCAGTCCCCCTCAGCAGGCGGGCCCTTCTGGCATTCCCTTCCCAGCAACTCCAGCCAGCCCTTCTTTCCACTCCTCAGCACTGAGCCCCCAGCAGACACTTAGCTGTTCCCTCCCAGGGTAAGAGGCTGTGGACAGTGCAGATGCCTGCAGCCATCTTGGCCATGAACCGCCTGGAGCAGCGCTCCCGGGGCCTGCAGGCCGTCATGGCCGCACTGGCCAACGGAGAGGTCCGCATCTACCACGACAAGGTCCTGCTCAACGTCATCCGCACGCCGGTGAGCTGCTGACTCCTCCCTGCCCCGCTCCCCGCTTGGGACGGACTCACCGCCTCTCCTGATCCCGCTCCACCTGCCACCCTTAAATTTTgatgtattttgaaaatgttcGTTGAGTATCTCATACGCACAACTCACTGTATTGAAAGGATATAACAATGACCGATCCTTATTGTTGAGGGACTTGCAGTCTAAGGTGCGAGCCAGCCAGAAACAGCTGATTGAAATCCAAGACAGACTAAAGCAGACCAAAGCCCAGAAAAAGCACAGAGACAGACTATAGTGACTcggggggagggatgggggtggtgagAGATACatagggatggaactcaggagCCATTTCACAGAGCAAACGACAATTCAGCTGGTCCTCGAAGCAGTTTGCTTTGAGAAATGGAGTGGATAAATGAAGGTGCGGTATTCCAGACTGGAGATAACGTGAACAGTGGCTGAGAGGCATGAGTTTTCTTGATAAAGGAATCCAGGTAGTTTGATGAATTTGGACCTGAGTTTTTCAAACAGTTTTGAGTCATTAGATCGATTTAATGAACCAGTATCAGAACCAGAAAAAAGTTCAGAGGGTTATCACATGTGAAACTTTGGTGTGTACGTATGTGTAAAGTGTCATATGTCACaatataaaatttgaaagcaGCTGGTTTGGACCACAGGCTCTCGGGAGGGCAGGCGGTGTGGTGTACAGGTTGGGgaaaggacaaagagaaaagGCAGGTTGGAGTCAGATATGGAAGGCCTTGAATATGTAAACAAGGAGAGCAAAAACCACTAGAGGTTTTTCAGCCAAGAGTAGACATGGTCATATTTGTATTTTGAAAGGCAACGGAAACAGCTGTTTGAAGGACAGACTGGGGAGAAAGACGGCTGGGAGACGTGTTAGAAAGCTGAACTCAGAAGCCAGAGATTTTCGGTCTGGAAGTATGGCCATGACTGAGCAGGGGGCGGGGTGCGGGGATTAGAAATACAGGAAATATTTCAGAGGCAGCATAGCTCCCGACCTCACCTCACATCTCACCTCGTACATCATATATGGGGTCTCCCAACCTTATCCCCCCTCCTCCCAATCCTGTTCTCTTCACTGAGATCTTTTCCCAACTAAACTCTGGTGTTTCCAccataggaggcagtgatcagccTTTGCTTTGGCCGCTATGGGCGGGAAGATAACACCCTTATCATGACGACACTAGGTAAGGTGGGTTAGGCCTGGTGCGGGTTTTAGAGGTGGGAGTGTGTGGGGCAGGCCAGACcctgggaaagaagagaagcatgtGGGACATGGGTGGGCCTGGGCTTCGGAAGCAGGGCCTGCCTGCAGACACCATCCCAGCTGGGGCTGGGCCTTCACTGGGGACAGCTCATTAGCAGTTTGATGTCACTACCTGGGGCCAGGCCCTGGCTGTGTCTCCAATTCACCCCAGTATCTGCCACAATGCCAGGAACATCAAAATAGTCAGTAAATAACTGCTAGGAACtctcctggcggtccagtggttagaactccatgcttccactgcggatgacccaggtttgatccctggtcagggaactaagatcccacaagccaagtggCTTGCGCAGACAACTAGAGAACTGCTAAATGGATGAATGCATTAGTGGCAGGACACACTTCACTCCTTTCAGAGACCCACAGTCTCAACAAGAAGACAGAAGAGGATCAACGTGAGGCAGGGTGGGGAGAAAGAGTGGGACTATCGGGTGGGCCTAGGGAGGACGCATGCCATCTGTCCTCTTCCCTAGGTGGTGGCCTGATCATCAAGATCCTCAAGCGCACAGCGGTGTTTGCCGAGGGGGGAGGTGAGGCGGGCCCCGCACCAAGCCAGGTCATAAAACTCAACGTGCCCCGGAAGACCCGGCTGTACGTGGACCAGACACTGCGAGAGCGGGAAGCCGGCACCGGTGAGTCTCAGGCTgagtccctccccttcctcctcctcaatTGGTCCAAAGTGGCAGCAACTGGGTGAACACCACCTGGGTGCCCTGAGCAGCGGGAGGAAACCTGGGTGAACCAGGTGGGTCTCATGCCTCTAGAGGCCCAGAGACAGCCTAGGGGTACACCCTGCCAACAGAACTAGAGCTCAAGGTAGAAGGTGCTGCGGCTGCCCTTCGAGTTCAGAGGAGGGAGCAGCCACTTCTAGGTGCAGGAATTCTCGTAAAAGAAGTAGAATTTGATCAAGgttcttccttttcctgtttaattTTTCATGCTCTTTTGTTCGTTCAGTACCTATGTATGCCAGGCCTTGTGCCAAGTGCCTTGGATTAGGCCAGTCCCTACCTAAGGAGCTCGGTAGACCTTGCTAGCTTTACATTGCATGACAGGTGCCTAAGTCTCTGCCAAGTGGTTTTGAGGCGCACAAGAGAATGTGTTTGCCTGGGAGCCTAGCAAAGGCTTTAGAGAGATGACATTGGATTTAACTCTAAAAGATGATTACAAGTCCACCATCCAGACAGGGACAGAGAAGGGCGATTTTGGCAGAGGCCTGGGTAAAGGCACAGGGCCCTGCCTGGGTTCAGCCAGGAGCCAACAAAGGAGGCCAAGACTGCGCAGGCGGCCAGGTAGTGTTAGAAgctgggcagaggggcagggagcGGTCCATAGCATCTAGAGGCTGGCTGTGGGACCTCGACCTCCTGTTGCATGCTCCCAGCCTCTGCTCACCATGCCTTCCTCTCATCCTCTCCCCACGGCAGCCTGAGCGGGAGCCTCCTCCCCGCgctgcccccctcccacctcaccgtCAGCCCCTCGTATCCCTCCCCTCAGCCATGCACCGGACCTTCCAGGCGGACCTCTACCTGCTGCGCCTCCGGGCGGCCCGTGCCTACGTGCAGGCCCTTGAGTCCAGCCTGAGCCCCGTGTCTCTAATGGCCCGGGAGCCGCTCAAGCTGCACGCTGTGGTGAGTTCTTGGGGTAGGGGTGGTCAGGCCGCCTCAGGGCCAGAGGGGCAGAGGTCGGGTGGGCGGGAACCCCTCAGGCCAGAGCTGGTTCCAGGGCAACTGGCCCCATGCCCCTTGTCACCTGCCCACAGACTCAGGGACCAAGACCTCCCCCGTGGGCGCCCTCGCCTTCTCTCACCTGTGCCGCCTCTTCTCCTCAGCTGGCCGCAGAGCAGGCACACTCTGCAGCCCCCTCGTTCCACGTGGGGCCTCAGACGAGCCCCCAGACGTGGGACCTGGCCCCCAGGTCGTCACCTTGGGACGTTTCTTCCCAGGAGCCTGGGAAGAAACAGAGTCCTCTTCAGGAGTCTCTTCACTTCAGTAACTGCCGGCAGCCTGAGGAGATCGGACTGCCTGGTGCAGGGATGGGGCTGTCCCGAGACTTCCACAGGCACGAGGAGGACGAGGAGCCCTTAGACACGCCTGACCTCAAGGTCCTCAGGCCCCCAGCCACTCTCAGTGGCTCCCTGAGGTGTGCCGTCGGATCCAGTTGGGGTTCTAGTCTCTCTTTCCTTGAAGACAGTGGAGAGATCCAGAGAGGAAGAGGCTACAGAGCACAGCTgggaagagggagaaagtgaAATCACCACAGCCCCCAGAGGATGAGCGGTGGAGGCGGGCCGGGCCCTGAGGACAGGGGCAGGGCCGTGCAGCAGTGCAGGCAGGAGCCGGGCCTGCTCGCCCAGGCCAGCTCTGCCTCCCACCCGCCTTCTCCTCCCAGGGCCGCCATTCAACTCTATACCCATGGAGCCAAGCTTCTGAGCTCTGGGCCTTCTGATGGACAATGCTTTAGAGCAGTTGGAGGAGGGTGACTTGAGGACGTGGATGAGGAAGCAGGCGGGCAGGGCCAGGGTCAACCTTCTCAGCACCCAAACCCATGAGGTCCTAAGgtctttctcccctccccaccctctccacagGTTCAGGGCCTGGGCCCCACCTTCAAGCTCACCCTTCACCTGCAGAACACATCAACAGCCCGCCCCATCCTGGGGCTGGTGGTCTGCTTCCTGTACAACGAGGTGCTCTATGCTCTGCCCCAGGCCTTCTTCAAGGTACTGGCATGACAAAGGGTGGGGTGGTGCCTGATCAGATGCCCACAGGTCAGAGGTGAGGGGGCTGGCAAGTGGCTGCAGCTACAGGGCAGGCTAGGGCGCAGCAGGGGCCCTGAGGAGAGCCCCCAAGGTTGCCTGCCCCAGCTGCTTTTCTCCCCAACTGCGCGGGTCTGAGGGCAGCACTTGGAAGGTGCTGGGACAACAGTGAGAGTCCGGGCCCCACCTGTGCCTCCCTCGGAAGCCTGTTGGTGCTGGGAGTCCCAGAGCCGCCCTGCTGCCTTAGCCCCTCCCACAACAAGAATGGGGACCCCAAGGAGAACCTTCCAGAGTGAAGGGCCTGGTGTTCCCCCGGTCCGCATTTGAGCCTTAGTTGGAAGGGCCAGAAAATGAGAAGGACTTTGGTATGTGGAAGAAATAGCCCTAGACTTGGTTGGAGGTCAAGAGGtttagggacttgcctggcagtccagtgattaagactccaccttccctgcagggtttgatccctggccggaGAACTAAAATCCAGCGTGCTGTGCAGcgcagcaaaaaagaaagaaagtttacCTTTAATTATGGACACACATGCAGCCCTGGGGCATTCACGCCCCCACTGAGCCATGTGCCCCTTGAACGGGCCTGTCACCCCTGCTCACCCTGCCAGGCTATGACGTTCAGTTGGGACAGCAGGGTGACAGCGCTTTGAAATCTACCAAACACTGCCTGGGCATGAGGGCTGACTTCGTGACCTCTTTGTCCCCAAACTTAGGTCCCATTGCTGGTGCCAGGGCTCAACTACCCCTTGGAGACCTTTGTGAAGAGTCTTAGTGACAAGGGCATCTCAGACATCATCAAGGTAGGTCACCAGTTGGTACTAGTGCAGGGGAGAGTGTGAGAGAGTGTGGACAAGGCCCCGCGTGGCTGCAGAGAAGGGCTGGATATCTGCACAGCAGGGGCTCCCCCTCCCCTTGGACCGAGCCCTGCACTGGGGCCGGTACAGACCAGGCCGTGCTGGCCTTCTCGGGGAGCAGGGGGGAGGGCAGAATGCCCCCTACTGCCATGACCACCTTCTCCGTAGGTGCTGGTGCTTCGAGAAGGCCAGAGCACACCCCTGCTGAGTGCCCACATCAACATGCCCATGAGTGAGGGGCTGGCAGCTGACTGACCCCATGCTGGGGTTAAAGCCCTAGTGGAACCAGAACCAGGAGGATCCAGCCACCTCCACTGTGCTGGGCAGAGTCCATAGTCCCAGGTTCGCTCCCGTGtggcaccacgccaggcctccgcctccctctcctctcctagTGTTCCTCCCTCACTACTGGGTGACCCGCAGCACAGGTCAGTGAGCTCCTTCCTCCTCAGGAAAACCCAGGCGCTAACCCTGTGGGCTCCTGCCACTCTGCTCTTGTCCCCACTTTCCCCCAGAAAGCACCCCAGGTCCAAAGGAGGAGTTCTGCAGCAGTTACGCTGAGATGAGGGCATATGCCCCACCTTCTCCTCGGCCACTCTCCTTGGgcatgtctctgctgctgctgcagagtTGGCAGGGGCCTGGCCCCAGACAGGCTTTTCTTGGGTGAGACTGAGCCCCCTGTTGCTCCCTGGGGTGCCAGGGGCTTGGTTGTTGCCATCTCAGCTTGCAGGCAAAGCACATGCTCTGATCTCCCCCTCTTTCTATTCAGGGCCCCGGGAATAGCTGCCTTCCCACAGGGGGCCTTCCTGAAGTCTTGGGCTCAGCCAAGGTCTCAGGCCTGTGATGCTCCATGAAGATTGCCAAGGAAGAGGCTGGCGCAAGAGGGCAGAGAGTGCCCGGGCAGGGAGCTAGGGGCCTGAGAAGAGGAAGGCTCAGCTTGACAGAGCAGAGGTGGGGTCAGGGCACACAGGAAGGGCATCTCAGGGGTCCTGGGGAGGAGGCTTGGGAGGCAAGCCTAGAACTGCCAAACAAACTGCTCTTATGCTTTGGAGCCCAGATCAGTCAGGTGAGTGGCAAGTTCACTGGGCAGTGGCCATTATGTGTGAGATTTGCTGGAAAAGCATAGGCCTTAGGTTGAATCAGGGATTGAATGAAGGTGCATGTTAAGATCTTAGGGGTCAGAGACACACAGTCTGGGCCGTCGGGGCCTCCTGGAGTCCTCTAGCTAGTCTGCCTGGCTAACCTGCCAGCTGTCTTTTGGGTTAGTGCTACCCACGGCCACCCTGAGCCATTTGTAAGCCAGGAATCCTGTTCGCTGAGGAAGGACCTATGTCTTCTTCTGACCAGGTACAGCCTATCATGTGGCAGACAGCTCAGGCTTGTGGGAAGAAACCAAGTTTCTTATGTTTCCATTTCCACAAGTATAAAAGGATGCGGTTTGACTAGATTGTGCTCTAATATCCTAGAGTTTGGCAGCCCCTGTAAAGAAACCGGGAGTCAGCTCCAGAAAGGGGATACTTGGCAGGAGTAAGCACAGAACTTTTGCTCTTGAGACCAAGGGCCCTGCATTGATTGATTCTGCTGGACAACAGCCTCTGTGCTGGAAATGGCAAGGGACAGCCCACAGCTACAGTCTCCGCAGGGAATGCATTTGGGGCGAGGTTAAGAGAATTAAGGGGTCTGGACCAAAGCAAGAGCCCATTCCCCTCCTGTCTGCACGGTCCAGCCACTCACAAACATAGACCAGTTAGGTCGGGGTGGCCTGGGGTTCCTCGATcaagctgactgaggctcaggggagtgagGAGGAAGTTCAGTATGGAAATGAAAGGACAGGTAGAGGGAGCGTCACTGTCAGTCAGATTTCAACCAAACCTGAAGCGTTTTCCAAGAGAGCTCATCGGAGATGGAAGGCCCTGCCCCAGAAGGTATCAAGCCCCTTGTCACTGGAGCTGTGTCACTGTGGGAGGCCACATGACCTTACAGTTCCTTTCACCCCCGTGAAGTGATGAACTGTGTGAACTCGGAATGAAGAAGTCTCCTCTGGGTTCTCCTCATAGTAATCCATGATGATGCAAGTGGAGAAACGATCCCGAGGCCCAGCCCCTAATATGAATTTACATGATGCAATActgtgttgctgttcagtcactaagtcgtgtctgactctgcagccccataggctgcaacacatcaggcttccctgtccttcaccatctcccagagcttgctcaaactcaggtccattgagtcggtgatgccatccaaccatctcatcctctgtcgtccccttctcctcctgccttcggtctttcccagcatcagggtcttttccagcgagtcagttcttcacatcaggtggcctaagtattggagcctcagcttcagcatcagtccttccagtgaatagtcaggattgatttcctttaggattgactggttggatctccttgctctccaagggactctcaggagtcttctccaacaccactgttcaaaagcatcaattctttgctccttagccttctttatggtccaactctcacatccatacatgaccactggaaaaaccatagctttgactagatggacctattaCTTAAAAACACATGAATCGCATGATGCGGACAGTGTAAATAAAGCAATTTGCAGTAGGAAGCAGTGCGTGATGCCCAGTGCCCTCACTAGCTAGAGCTCTGAGAAACTACATTAAGGATGAGGAGAGTGGGgcctttttttaatgttaaaaaacatGTACCTACTTAGTACTCTGTTTGTACTAagagttgcttagtcgtgtctctttgcaaccccatggactgtagtctgccaggttcctctgtccatggaattctccaggcaagaatactggagtgggttgccatttcctccagagaACCTTCCTGatgcaaggatcaaacctggatctcgcacactgcgggcagattctttactgtctgagcgacCAGAAAAGCCCCACTTAGTACTATGGAATCgggcaatttataacaaggaaatgGCCTCTTCCCGTTCTCAGTACTGTGCCCCTGCTACAATCATTTCCGGCTCCATTAGCTATTCTATAAATATGCTTATACAATCTTTGTTGGCTCCCTGTCATAATAGATGAGGCTTTAGCGCTCTTGTGGCAGCACCCTgccctctccttttctccccaaTTAGGTAAATCCGTGTTCACTGTTTAGATTACTACGTGACTCTCCACTGCAGAGCCAAGAATGGGGCTGTAATTAAATTACCTTTTCgtgtatttattttccatggagtTAATAGTTGCcctgttttttctcctttgcttagttttctatgtataccAACTGCTGGTTCTCCGACTGGGTCTGACAGGTCCTCTGGGTGCGTCCCTTCATCCCTGGCTTAAGGGAGTGCCGTTTGTTCACTAGAGCTACAGCAAGCACTTCTGGGAATTCTGTTTGCCATGTTCTGGGCCAGATTCCTTAATTCCTGGACCCTGTGTCCTTCTTCATAGTTCTTTTACCCCTCACCTGGTGAAGCACATCCACGGGTACCTTCTCTAAAAAGTCACTAGAGtcgggctttcttggtggctcagtggtaaagaatcagcctgcaaatgcaggaggcctgggtttgagcgCTGATTCGggagaatcccacatgctgcagagcacctaagcccacgcaccacaactgctgGGCCTGTGCGCTAGAGCCCAGACTGCAGCTGCTGAGTCCCGCGTGTCCCAGAGCCCATGTCccgcaagagaagccgctgcagtggaagcctgcgcactgcaagtcgagagcagcccctgctcgctccAACTAGGGAAACGccgcgcagcaatgaagacccagcacagccaaaaaatagttatttttaaaagaatcttgtAAAAAAAACTagagttaaaaattttaagacactATTTGTCTGAAGATTTTATTCAGTTCGTACATGTATGTGATAGTTTGGGTCGAATTTGAAGGTGAAAGTCATTTTTAGGTAAGGAAATCATTTTTAAGGGGTGCGCCCTCGTATTCTGACTTTTGGTAATGCTGTTGAGAGGCTCCATGCCATTTTTGCTTCTGACTTTTCTCTGAGGTTCTGAAACATCTGACACATTACCGTGTGTCATTAGTTGTTACGCTGCGGGGTGGAGGCTTGCATCCttcaattccagaaaattgtTTATTGAGTGATTTCTTCCCATTTCCTCTGTTCTCTCTGGAATCCTGATGAAGCCCAGCATCTGATAAATGATAATTGCAGAGAGAATAGAACTGAATCCTCTGATTTTCTTCTGTCTTCTCTTATATTATCTTTTGGTTCTATTTTCTGAGAAGTTTTTACCTTTCAGCTCTTCTCTGgaatggtttttaaaattctgttttattttttggctgcaccacatggcatgtagatctcagttccccagcagaggatcgaacctgcaccctctttagtggaagcacagagtcttaactgctggaccaccagggaattccctaaaattctgttattttaattCTCAGCTCTTTTGTTCTGTTCAGTCTTTAATTATGGTACCTTTTCAAGGACATAGTTAAGTTCAACACCATCAATCAACTGGATTTAATTGACATCTACAGACTACTTCAACAAcactaaaatacacatttttttggAGCTCACATAGAACATTCACCAAGACAGATCATATTCTGGACCATAAAAAACACTTTAACAGATTTAATAGAAATCATGAAGTGTCTGCTCTCACACTAAAATgtaaatcagtaacagaaaaataactggaaaatttaaaaatacttgcagATTAAACAGTAGTCTTCTAAATAAtacatgggtcaaagaagaaatctcaaatgttaaaatattttgaactaaattaaaatgaaaacaacttatcaaaatttgtgggtGCAGTGAAAGCAttgcttagagggaaatttatagcactgaATGGATATGTTAGAAAAGACAAAAGACCTAAAATCAATAATTAACATTTCCACCATGGGAAACGAGAAAAGACCGAGAGtaaatccaaaataaaaagagcagaaatcaatgagatcaaaaataggaaatcaacagagaaaaagcaatgaaaaccaaaagctggttctttgaaatctTAATAGAATCAACAAAAGAAACTGCCTATTTCCAAGTCTAGTACTGGGtagaagagagggggaaaaaaaatctctcctgaAAACTTTTAACCACATGCCTCCCTGAATAAGTCTGCAACCTGAACTGACAATACCTGTGTGATCCATACCACCCCTAGCTGAGAATTTAAAATGCCAGGTTGGTTTGTCATCAGGCAACGGATAAACGTATTTCCTCTGCGGAGGAATTTACTCTTCACTCAATCTCAAAAAATCCCCATTGACAAAATTCCAAAAAGTATGAATTCACAGTCACAACTCATGAACTGCAGGAAAATATGGCACTGTGAGCAAGAGCAAACAATAAACCTGCAATATCAGGCCTCAGAAACTTAAGGTACTGGAATTCCCAAACGATATATATGCtttcaatatatttaaagaaaaaggaaacttaaAATGTAAGACAGCAAGAGTatataaaataatctgaaaaggaaCCAAACAATTTctagaaatgataaaatatttgacAGGTAAAACTCAACAGATAAGTGGGTACAACcactaaaaacagaaacaaaaaaaaaaacttcaatagGCTGGTTTAGCAGCTGAAGAAAGACTTATCTGGGAGACAGATTCGTAGAAATTGTCCAGAATGCCAGAAACAGAAAATACGAGCTATATAAGAGGCAAGGAGGATGGAGTAGGAAGGTCTAATCAGAGTTCCAGTGGGGACAGAGAGATGACTGAGAATTGAAGAGAAGACGGTTTTCTAGAACAGATGAAAGACATCAATTCATAGAATCAGGAAACCCAAGGAATCCCATTAAGATAAGTACAAAGAAAACCACACTGGGACACATCGCAGTAAAGCAGCAGAATACCAAAGAGAAAAAACCTTTAAAACAGCTGGAGACAAAAAGTATCTTCAAAGGAACAGTGAGGACAACAACAAAATGGAGACCATAAAGACAGAACAAAGTTTTCAATATATTGACTGGAAATAACTATTAGCCTGGAATTCTACACCCAGcaaaaaacaactttaaataaaaaagtaaaaaactggaaaagacaGGCGATGGCACAAAATAAAGGGGTAGAAATTTATCCAATAActtaattaaaatagataaaagtgACTACTTCAAATAGAAAACATGTAAAAATCGATATTCAGGCCATTCTTAGGAGGCAGagaatgaaagtaaaaggataaaaAACATATTTGGAATAGAAGGGAAATTTCTCAGCCTaatgaaagttgtttttttttttttttacaaaaaccaGCAAATCTATTTTATGATGAAATACTGAAATTATTCCCTCTAATGTCAGAAACAAGGGCGCCCACACTTTTCTCCACCCAGACAGAGAGATGcaagaaaaataagagatataAAAAGTACCTTTTCACAGAGATGATTATACATACAGAAAACTCAGAATTTTCAAGTAAATCATAAATTTTAGGTTTCTTGgacataaaaaattatttttataaaccatGAATAACAGCAGCACAATATGAAGTACTTAAGTTTAACCAATTTATGAGAAAAAAGTAACTTTATTGAAAACATTAAATGGAGAGAGACACCATGTTCACGACTGGAAACTTCAATCTCATGCTGATGTTGATTTTCCCCAAACTGATATATAGATTCAGTTGGGTTCCATCACAATTTAAAAGGGGTTTTTATTGATGGAATgcaacaagctgattctaaaatttatatagaagagCAAGGGCCAACTATAGATCTTAGGAGAACACACACAGATAGATAAAATGATCAGTgggacagaagagaaaaataaattgtatatttGATGGATCACTATACAGCAAGGAAAAGGAATGCCTTACAGCTACACATGTTAATTTGGATAAATCTCAGACACATGGTAttaaaggaaaaagcaaattgcAGTCAAATAAACATGGTATAGCTTCATTTATATAAAAGTCGGAAACATGCAAAACAGAACATCTATAATAAAATCACAAAGCAAGCAAGGGAGTGACTGAGACAGCACGGTGTGTCCTCTACCAGGGACAGGCACAGCAGGGACCACACAGGGTatccacctgcattgggagccgcgaagtctcaaccactgggctgccGGGGAAGTTGTATCCATTTCTGAAATGGGGGTAGGGAGTGTGTTCTTTGTCTTGAAATATTTCCTTGCATCTCTTCACTATTTaattcaaaaccaaacaaaacaagaaaagattCTAGAGGATGGGGGTAaagcagagaaggaaacggcaagttTGCCAGTGTTTATGTACAGAGACAGCTACACcaagttcctgctgctgctgctactgctaagtcgcctcagtcatgtcggactctgtgcgaccccagagacagcagcccaccaggctcccctgtccctgggattctccaggcaagaacactggagtgggttgccatttccttctcgagtgcatgaaagtgaaaagtgaagtcgctcagtcatgtctgactcctggcgaccccatggactacagcctaccaggctcctccatccatgggattttccaggcaagagtactggagtggggtgctgttgccttctccgacacaAAGTTCCTAACAGAGTTAAATAGTAATAGTGCACACTgttcagaaaagcaaagaagtCCTAGCAGCTCAAACCTTCGTGGACGTGGGCAGAGCCTTGGGCTTCTCTGAGGGCTCTTGGAAGGCAACCTGCCATGTCAGTGGAGGGCTACCCCCTGCCCCAGCAGCATTTGTAGATTTTCACTTAACCCCACTTTTGGTCCAGCCCCTCACCCACACCCTCCCCAGTTTCCCTAAGACACAAAGCTGCTTCAAAAGCCCACACCTCCACCCCAGTGTGGTAGCTCCTTGGCTGCAAGGGGTCAGGTGGGCCCTGGGGGGAGGGAGATCCTAGCTGTTCCTCACAGTCCCTCTTGTCAGCCCCAAACCTCACCTTCCATGGTGCTGGTGGAACCCCAGAGCCTCTCCAGGGCtcagggtcgggggtgggggatTTGGTGGCCTCTCGGCCCCTCCCTCGGGAAACACTTAATTGCAGCGTCTGGTTCTCTAGGAGAGTAAATGAGCCTCTATCCACTTTTCGTCTCTCAAACTGTTGTCAGGTTTTTTGGTCTACTGCTGTCTCc includes:
- the BBS1 gene encoding BBSome complex member BBS1 isoform X1, with protein sequence MAATSSSDSDSGKGESSEANSKWLDSLSDSMANIHTFSACLALADFHGDGEYKLAMGDLGPDGRQPRLKVLKGHTLVSQKPLPDLPAAAVTFLVGSHEPRTPALAIASGPCVYVYKNLKPYFKFSLPLLPTNPLEQDLWNQAKEDQIDPLTLKEMLEGIREKAEVPLSVQSLRFLPLELSEMEAFVNQHKSKSIRRQTVITTMTTLKKNLADEDAVSCLVLGTENKELLVLDPEAFTILAKMSLPSVPVFLEVSGQFDVEFRLAAACRNGSIYILRRDSKCPKYCIELSAQPVGLVRVHKVLVVGSNQDSLHGFTYKGKRLWTVQMPAAILAMNRLEQRSRGLQAVMAALANGEVRIYHDKVLLNVIRTPEAVISLCFGRYGREDNTLIMTTLGGGLIIKILKRTAVFAEGGGEAGPAPSQVIKLNVPRKTRLYVDQTLREREAGTAMHRTFQADLYLLRLRAARAYVQALESSLSPVSLMAREPLKLHAVVQGLGPTFKLTLHLQNTSTARPILGLVVCFLYNEVLYALPQAFFKVPLLVPGLNYPLETFVKSLSDKGISDIIKVLVLREGQSTPLLSAHINMPMSEGLAAD
- the BBS1 gene encoding BBSome complex member BBS1 isoform X2, translated to MAATSSSDSDSGKGESEANSKWLDSLSDSMANIHTFSACLALADFHGDGEYKLAMGDLGPDGRQPRLKVLKGHTLVSQKPLPDLPAAAVTFLVGSHEPRTPALAIASGPCVYVYKNLKPYFKFSLPLLPTNPLEQDLWNQAKEDQIDPLTLKEMLEGIREKAEVPLSVQSLRFLPLELSEMEAFVNQHKSKSIRRQTVITTMTTLKKNLADEDAVSCLVLGTENKELLVLDPEAFTILAKMSLPSVPVFLEVSGQFDVEFRLAAACRNGSIYILRRDSKCPKYCIELSAQPVGLVRVHKVLVVGSNQDSLHGFTYKGKRLWTVQMPAAILAMNRLEQRSRGLQAVMAALANGEVRIYHDKVLLNVIRTPEAVISLCFGRYGREDNTLIMTTLGGGLIIKILKRTAVFAEGGGEAGPAPSQVIKLNVPRKTRLYVDQTLREREAGTAMHRTFQADLYLLRLRAARAYVQALESSLSPVSLMAREPLKLHAVVQGLGPTFKLTLHLQNTSTARPILGLVVCFLYNEVLYALPQAFFKVPLLVPGLNYPLETFVKSLSDKGISDIIKVLVLREGQSTPLLSAHINMPMSEGLAAD